Part of the Salinigranum rubrum genome is shown below.
ATCCGCTCGCGGGTGTGCGCCGCGTGGGACGTGCGCGGACGAACTGCACCACGAGGAGGACCGTCGCCACGGTGAGGACGGCGGCGAAGGCGACGACGAAGAGCGTCAGCGGGTCGCCCGCTCCTCCCGCGAGGCGGCTCTGGACGAACGACCCCGCCGTGGTGGCGGTGACGGCGACGAGGACGACGCCCGCGAGGTTCGCGAGCCGCGAGTTCGGCTCGGGCACCGCGTCGGAGTTCAGGAGGACGAGGACGACCACCAGCGCAAAGGGCGTGCCGACGAGGCCGAACGCGAGGACGAGCACGAGGAGCGGGAAGAACGCGCCGCCGACGAACGGGCCGGCCGCCGAGGCGAGCGCGAAGCCCGCCAGGAGCGCCCGGTACCTCGAATCGGAGACGTCGGTTCCCCAGCCGAGTTTGTCCGCGACGAGGAACGGGGGGACGATGGTGTTCCCGCCCAGCGTCGAGACGGCCGCGCCCCAGAGACCGACGAGGAAGAGCCACTGCGCGGCGGGGCCGACGAGCGGGCCGAGCGTCTGTGCGGCCGACACCGCCGTGAGTTCGCTCGCCTCGATGCCCGGACTGTGGAGGACGCTCGCGGCGACGAGGAAGATGGCGAGGCTGTAGAGTCCGAACGCTCCGAGCATCGAACTGCCGACGTCGAACGTGGCGAGGCCGTAGTCGTCGCGGGTCCAGCCACGCGCGCGCATGGTGTACGAGTGCATCGTGACGAGGGTGATGTGGACCGCCCCGCCCAGGACGCCGGCGGCGACGAGCGCCCCGTCGACGCCGGCCGGAATCCGAGGGACGAGCCCCGTGACGGCCGTAACCGGGTCGATGGGGACCACGAACAGCGAGGCGACGAACGCGAGCACGACGCCCGAGACGAGCAGTTTGGCGGCGAGTTCGATGAAGCGGTAGCCCGCCCCGCGAGTCCGACGGCGAGGACGAGCGCCCAGGCGACCCCCCAGACGCGCGCGTCGACGCCCGTGACCGTCGCGGAGATGTCGGCGAGCCCCTTCATGATGACCAGTTGGGCCAGGCCGGCCGCGAGGACGACGTCGGCGACGAGGAGCCACGCCCAACGCGCTCCCAGGTAGTCCTCGACGACGCCGACGATGCCTCGTTCGGTGAGAAGACCCAGTCGCATCGCGAAGTACTGCGCCGTCGCGCCGAAGACGGCGCTCGCGACGACCACCCAGAGGAGCGCGTAGCCGAACGACGCGCCCGCCGTGATGACCGACGCCATCGTCGCCGGCCCCGCGGCGATGGCACCCGCGACCCAGGCCGGCCCCATCTCGTCGAGCCGCGACCGGACCGCCCCCGTGAGTGTCCCTGCCATACCGACTCTTTTTCGCCACCGTACAAAGTGTTTACCACGTTGTATCACCGGGTAATTCCCGGGCGCGGACGGCCCCAACAGCGAGAAACCGACAGGCTCAGTCGCTTGGCTCGTCCGTCGCGTCGACGGCACCCGCGTCGAACCGCCGGACGGCGCTGGCGAGTCGCTCCAGTTCGTACGTCGCGCCGCTGAGACGCGCGGAGAGGACGGCCACGAGCGCGGAGACGCCGGCCGCCCCGAGGAACGCCGGGAGGAAGTCCGCGGCGGGGAGCAGCGGTCCGACGACGGGCACGGCCGTCGTGACCGACCGGACGATGGGGGAGGGGAAGAACGCCAGGCCGACGGCGAGGCCGGCGAGGCTGGCGACGAGCATCCCTGTTCCTGTCGCTCGCCGGGAGTACAGTCCGTAGAGGAGCGGCACCATCACCGCCGCGCCGAAGAGGTCCGCCAGCAGGAACAATCGAAGGACGCTCTGTGCGCGGAGGCTGACCAGGATGGCGGCGACGGCGACGACGACGGTGAGCAGTCGCGCTCCCCACGTCAGCGTCCGGTCGGTCGGGTCGTCGAGCACGCGCGGGAGGTCCGCCGTGACGACGCTCGCCAGCGCGTTGAACAGCGTGTCGGCGGTGCTCATCACGAGCAAGAGCGCGAGGAGGACGACGCCGAGGACGAGCGGTTCGGGGAACGCCTCGCCCAGGAGGACGAAGAAGGCGATGCTCGCGTTGTACCCCTCGCCGGTGACGACGATGTCGGCGACGCCGCGGGCGGCCACCCCGAACAGTCCGGCGACGAGGACGACGCAGAAGTTGGTGACGGCGGCCCGGCGGAACCCCTTCTTCAGGGTTTCCGAATCGCGGGCGGCGTAGATGCGCTGCCACCACGTCTGGTTGATGAGTTCCGCGCCGAGGATGGCGACGGCGACCCAGACGCCGAAGCGGAGTCCGGTAAAGAACGTCGGGTCGACGAGGCTCGGGTCGGCCGCCACGACCTGCCCGTAGACCGCCCCGGGACCGCCGAGGACGACGAGCGCACCGACGGCACTGAGGACGAGGAGGGGGACGACCAGCACGGTCTGGACGGCGTCGGTGAAGATGCTCGCCGGGAGGCCGCCGTAACTCGTGTACAGGAGGACGAACCCGCCCACCAGGAGGCCGGTCTGCCAGCGCGGGATGCCCGCGACGAGTTCGAAGGCGCTCGCGATGCCCGTGAGTTCCGCAGCCAAGAACACGAACATGTAGAAGACACTCACGAGGAGGACGAACACGTACATTCCTCGACCGTAGCGGGCGAGGGCGTACTCGGTGAGCGAGTGGCCCTCGGGGATGAGTTCGCGGATGCGCGGGCCGAGTCGCGCGTACGCGAGCATCGGAATCGCCTCGCCGACCGCGTAGCCGAGGACGGCCGACACCCCGCCGAACGCCGCGCCCGCCTCGACCGGCGCGAGCAGGATCCACACGCCCATCACGCTCGCGACGAGCGTCGCCGTCGTCGCGCCCGGCCCGGTGGAGTTGCGCGCGCTGACGAACTCCTCTGCGCTCCGGACGCCACCCCGCCGCCGGACGTACCAGAGGCCGAGACCGGTGAAACACAGGAGGGTAACCACCGTCACCGCGAGCGTGGTCCCTGCGGTCACCATCGTCGATGCCCCCGTCCTTCCCGTCCGTTCGCGTCCATCACGCCGGGCTACGACGACGACCGTGTTAAAACTTGGTTGTATAAGTCGCTTATTCCCGGGCGAGCCTTTACCTCGAACCGGGGCGAGTCGAGGGAGTATGTCACTGGTCCATCCGAGCGAACTCGTCGCTGACCGGGTGCTTCCGACGCTCCGGGCGATGCTCGCCCGCCGTCTGGACGAGCGCGGCGCGACCCAGCAGTCCATCGCCGACCACCTCGGCGTCTCGCAGGCCGCGGTGAGCAACTACCTCGGGGGTGACGTCCCGTTGGAACCGCTCGTCGCGGAGGACGCCGACGCGCAGGCGACGGTCGACCGAATCGCGACGGGTCTCGACGAGGGCGAGTACGACGGCTACGACGTCCTCGCGGACCTCGTCGCCCTCGTCGCCGTCTTGGAGGACCGCGGCCCCGTCTGCGAACTCCACGAGCGGGCGATGCCCGAACTGCGCGGGCTCGGCTGTGACCTCTGCGTCCGCGGCCTCGACCAGGAGGCCGAACGCGAGCGGGCCGTCCTCGCGAGCGTCCGGCAGGCGGTGCGTCTGCTGTCGACTGCCCCGGGCGTCGCCGCGCTCGTTCCCAACGTCGGGACGAACGTCGGCGAGGCGCTCCCCGGTGCCGAGGCTGTGACCGACGTCGCGGCCATCCCCGGCCGCGTCTACACCGTGAACGGGCGCGTCGAAGTCCCGTCGGACCCCGAGTTCGGCGCGTCGAAACACGTGGCGACGGCCGTCCTCGCCGCCGCGTCGGTCGATGCTTCGGTGCGGGCGGCGGTGAACGTCGCGACCGACGACGCGTTCCTCGAACGCGCCCGCGACCGCGGCCTCTCGACGCTGGAGTTCGACGCCGACTACGAGGAGCGCGGCGAGCACCTCCGCGAGCGGTTCCGGGAGTTCGGGGGCGTGCCGACCGTCGCGTACCACCGCGGGGCGTTCGGCATCGAACCCGTCGCCTACGTCTTCGGCGAGAGCGCGGTCGACGCCGCCGAGCGTGTGGTTTCGCTGGTCGACGGGGAGGGATGAGACGGTGGACGGTCGAGGCGTGACGGGCGTCTCGCCCTATCTCCCGTACGCCGCGTCGAAGAACGCGACTTCGATGTCGACCGCCCGGCGGAAGTGCCGGGCGACGCGCTCTTCGCGACGGGGCGAGAGCGTCGGCCCCTCCCGGTCGAGTTCGGTCCGGAGCCACGCGACGAACGACTCGAACGCCGGAACCGAGTGCAGGTCGATCCACTCGACGAGGTAGAATGGGTCGGGTGAGGCGTCGGCGTTGGCGACCCCCCAGGTGCAGTACACCCACTCGACGGCCAGGAGCGTAGCGAGCGACTCGGCGTAGCCGCCCTCGTGGGCCGCACGGGTGAGGAGGTCCTCGAACGCCTCGGTCGTGGCCGTCTTGCGTGGGGACGTTCGGTCCGCCTCGGGGACCGAAAGCGCGTCGAACGACCGCTCGAAGTAGTCGTCCTCCTCGTCGGTGAGCGTGCGGAGAAAGCCCGCGAGTTCGCGTTTTCCCGCCACGGTCGGAGCCTCGCCCGCCGCGTGCCCGACGAGGGCCGCCAGCGTCGTGACGAACGCGTAGTCCTGGACGAGATAGCGGCGGAATACGTCGTCCGCGACGGTTCCGTCGGCCAGTTCCGCGACGAAGCGGTGTTCCGTCGCCTCGGTCCACGCCGGTTCCGACCGGGCGCGGAGCCAGTCGGTGAAGCGCGGGTCGTCGCGGGCGTCCGCGTAGTCGGCGTAGGTCGAGGGAACGGTCACACCGCCACCTCCCACTCCTCCTCGCGCCAGGCGGCGTCCCAGAAGCGGTACTCGTACCGACCGGAGAGAACGAACAGGTCGCGGTAGCGTTCTCTGGTCCCGTCGGAGGCGTCGGCGGCGACGTCGTCCATCAGGTCGAGACACCACTCGGTGAGTTCGGTGAACTCCTCCCCGGCGTACATGTCGATCCAGGCGGCGTACCCCTCGTGGTTCGGTCGGCCGCGGGCGTCGAGTCGTCTGGCTGTGGCGTTGAACCCCCACATGCAGGGCAGGAGCGCGGCGACGAGGTCGCCGAACGTTCCGATCGAAGCGGTCCGAACCAGGAAGTCGGTGTACGCCCGCGTGGTCGGCGACGGCTCGGTCGCCTCTAACTCCTGCTCCGAAACCCCGAACTCGGCGGCGTACTTCCGGTGGAGGTCCATCTCGGTGTTCACCGTCGATTCGAGGAGTTCGGCGAACGTTCCCAACCTCCTCAGATCGGGCGCTTTCGCCGCGCCGAGCGCGAACACGCGGCTGTACTCGACGAGGTAGACGTAGTCCTGTCGGACCCAGTAGCGAAACGGGTCCTCGTCGAGCGTTCCCTCACCCAGTTGGGCGACCATCGGGTGGTCGACGATGGCGTCCCAGAGCGATTCGGCGGTCGGTTCGAGCGCCTCGGTGAACGACATACGCGTGGGTTTCCGAGCGACCACAAAAGTGTTATCACGAGCTGTTATAACCCAATGATATGCGAGCAACGGGAGAACACAGCGCGGGACAGTGGGGTGACCGGCCGTGAGCCGACGCGCGGTTCCCGACCGGCGGCCCGTCGCACTCACCGTCGCGGGCAGCGACTCCGGCGGGGGCGCGGGCATCCAAGCGGACCTGAAGACGATGGAGGCCCACGGCGTCTTCGGGACGAGCGCCATCACGAGCGTCACGGCCCAGCACACCCGAGGCGTCGAGTCGACGCACGTCCTGCCCGTCGAGGAGGTCGACGCACAGCTCACGGCCGTCCGGGGCGACTTCGACGTCGCGGCCGTGAAGACGGGGATGCTCGCGACGACGCCCGTCGTCGAGCGGGTGACGACCAGGCTCGGCGAGTGGGAGGTCCCGAGCGTCGTCGACCCGGTGATGGTCGCCACGAGCGGCGACCGGTTGCTCGAACCGGAGGCCGAAGCCGCCTACGAGGCGTTGGTTCGAGAGGCGACGCTCGTGACGCCAAACGCCGACGAGGCCGAGGTGCTGACCGGCGTCGCCGTCGAGGACGAGACGGCGATGCGGGAGGCGGGCGAGGCGCTCGTCGAGATGGGCGCGGACGCCGCGCTCGTGAAGGGCGGGCACGTCGACACCGAAGGTGTGATCGACTTGCTCGTCACCGAGGGGGCAAGCCATCGATTCGAGAGTCCCCGCGTCGACACGGCCGCGACACACGGTTCCGGCTGTACGCTGTCGAGCGCCATCGCCGCCAACCTGGCGGGGGGCGCGTCGCTCGTCGAAGCGGTCGAGGCCGGCGTCACGTTCATGCGTCGCGCCGTGCGCTATCCGCTCGACGTGGGAGAGGGACCCGGGTCGGTCCACCACCTCGTCGCGCTCCGCGACCGGGCCGCCCGGCACGCGACGAGCGAGGCCGTCGAGGGCGTGGTCGACCGACTGGTCGGGGAGGAGAAGTCACGAGTCATCGTCCCCGAGGTGGGACTGAACGTCGTCGGGGCGACGCCGTACGCCGAGGAAACGGAGGACGTCGCCGCCGTCGAGGGGCGCATCACCCGAACGGTGGGAGGGGTCCGACCGAACCGCGGCGTGCGGTTCGGCGCGTCGAGCCACGTCGCGCGCTTCCTCCTCTCGGTCCGGGAGTTCGTTCCCACCTATCGGTTCGCCGCGAACTGTCGGTACGACGCGAGGGTGAGGGCGGCGCTCGACGACCTGGGCTGGCGGGTCGCGTCGTTCGACCGGGGGAACGAGCCGACTCCCGAGGAGGAGGCCTCGACGATGGGATGGGGGGCGGCACGGGCGTTCGAGACGGGAGACGACGGCGACGGCGACGAACCGCCGGTCGCCGTGGTCGACGAGGGCGACGTGGGGAAGGAGCCGATGACGCGGGTGCTCGCCGCCGACGCCGAGACGCTCGGGGACCGCCTGCTCGAACTCGCGGCGGTCACCGGGGAACAGTAGTCACTGGAACAGCGTCGTGTGCGGCCGGACCACGTCGTCGGGGTCGTCGTCGGGATTGAGGCCGGGCAGGGAGACGACGGCGACAGTGCCGGAGGCGCCGTCCGATCCCGCGGGACGGATCTGGAAGCTCCCGCCGTACCGGGTGACGATCCAGTTGACGAGCCACAGTCCGAGCCCGGTGCCGTGTTCGACCGCCGTCTCGCGGCCGGCCTCGATGACCGACGCCTCGACCGGGGGGATGCCGGGGCCGTCGTCCGCGACCACGAGTTTGACGTCGTCGCCGGCCTCCCGGGCGGTCACCGTCACGGTCGTCGGCGGGTCGTCGGCGTGTCGGATTGCGTTCTCGACCAGTTCCTCGAACGCGCGCGTCAGTTCGGCACCCGCACAGATGCCGCGGCCGTCGGGGAGGTCGACGCGGGACTCGACCGTCGCGTCGGGCGATAGCTCGTGTGCGTGGGCGGTCACGTCGGCGAGGAGTTGCGAGACGTCGACGTGCGTCGGGTCGCGGTCCTGCCGAGCGATGTGTTCGAGTTCGCGGACCTGGTCACTCAGCGACATCAAATCCTCCACCGTTTCGTGGATGATGCGCCCGGCGTCGACGTCGGCTCCGTCGAGTTGCGCCGGGTCACTCAGGAGTTGGCCGTAGCCCTGGAGCACGTTCAGTTCGTTCCTGAGGTTGTGCCGGAGCACGCGGTTGAGCAGTTCGATGAGGCTGTTGGTCCGGACCCGGTCGGTGGCGTCCTCCTGGAAGCCGACGAAGTGCGAGGCGTCGCCGGCGCTGTCTTCGACCGGCACCACGCGCACGTTGTTCCAGAACGGCGCGCCCCCCTTCCGGTAGTTGACGAGGTCGACAGAGACCGAGTCACCGGCGTCGATAGCCTCGCGGAGCGTCGCGACGGTCGCCTCGTCGGTCGCCGGGCCCTGCAGGAGCCGACAGTTCCGGCCGAGCATCTCATCGGTCGAGTAGCCCGTCAGCTCTTCGAACGCTTCGTTCACGTAGACGAGCGGGTTGTTCGGTCGCGTCGCGTCGGCGATAGTGACGCCGACGGTGGCGTCGTCGACCGCTCTCGTCTTCAGTCGGAGTTCCGCCTCGCGCTCGCGTCGGGCCGTGATGTCGCGCGCGACGCCCTGCACCGCGGCGACGTCCTCGTCTTCGACGATCGGCTTGCCGTTGATCTCGATGACGGCCTCGTCACCGTCAGCCGTCACCGCCGTCAGTTCGAGGTCTCGAACCGGTTCGCCGTCGAACACGCGCTCGAACGCGGCGGTGGCCGCCGGGAGGGACGACGGGGCGATGTACTCCGCGAACGAGTTGCCCATCGCCTCCTCCGGGGTGTATCCCAGCACCGTCCCGACGGCCGTCGAGACGTAGGTCAGACGGGTGTCGGGGTCGATCTCGAACAGCAGGTCGTACGTCGTGTCAGCGATGCGCTGGATGCGCCGCTTTTCGGCGCGAAGTCGCTCGTTCTGCTCGCGGAGGGACTGCTCGTGCCGACGTCGTTCGAGCGCCTGACCGATCAACTGGGCGAGGACTTCGACGAACAACTGGTCGGACTCGGGGAACGGCTCCGCGCGCGGCTCCGTATCGGCGAAGCAGACGGTTCCGTACACTTCCTCGTTGACGGTCACTTTCACACCGACGTACGTGTCCAGGCCGAACGCGTCGTATGCGGCCGGAGAAACCGCCGTGGAGGAGGTGGCGTCCTGTACGCAGAGCGCCCCGTCCTGCTGGATCGTCCGTCGGCAGTACGCTCGGTCGAGCGGGCACGAATCGCCGGCTTCGATCGTCCCGTCCGTTCCGCTGGCCTGGACGGTTCTGATGACCTGTCGCTCCTCCGTGATCTCTGTGAGAAACCCGAGACCGACGCCGAGTCGGTCGGTCCCCACGGTGAGTGCACGTTCGACCGCCTCCTCGACGGACCGGCTCCGGTCGGCGAACGCCTCGTAGACTGCCTGTCGGGAGGACCGATCGTTGCTGGCTGTGGCGCGTTGTTCTGACATGGGAACTGTGAGCGGGCGAGTGAATCGCGAGACGTTCGGCCGTTCGGCTGGGCGGATATGAATCTGCGGTTAGGGTTATCAGATTTTGAAACGTGCGGGAAGCCGACGTCGCGGAGTGGACGGTGACGACGAGAGCGCGACGGTTCCGAGGCGACGCGTGCCGGTAACTCAGTCGTCGGACGGGTCGCCGTCGTTCGGGCGTTCGGCTCGCGTGGAATCGGCGTCGCTCGCGTGGTGTGGTCCCAGCGGGCCGTGGTTCGGACAGGCACCGACGATGGGCGTGTCGTTGAGACAGCAGGCTCGACGGCCGCTGGCGACGAGTCCGGTCCGCAGTTCGGCCCCGCAGAGCCGACACCGGAGGTCGCTGGACACATCCGAACGTGAGCGGCGCGAGGACCTAATCCTCTCGGTGAGGAGTCACTCTTTCACGTCTTCGGTCGACGGACCACCGCGGACGACGTGTCCGTACTTGAGGAGGGCGACGAACACCGTCCCACCGACGGCGTTGCCGAGCGTGGTGAAGGCGAGGAAACGCCCGAAGTCGACGAGCGTCACCGACCCCGCGACGGTCCCCGCGAACACCTCGACGGTTCCGGCGATGCTGTGTGGCAGGTGCGCGAGGCCGATGGCAGTGGCGATGAGCCAGACGACAGCCAGCCGGGCCATCGAACTGTCGACGGCCGCCACGAGCCACGAGAGCAGGCCCATCAGCCACCCGGCGAGGACGGCTCCGCCGAGAAGCACCGACCAGTCGTGTTCGGTGAACGTCGTCGCGAGTTCGACGAACGCGGCCGGCTCGGTGACGCCGAGCCCCGTAGTCACCGGCACCGCCACCAGCGTGAAGACGACCGCACCGACGACGTTGCCGACGTAGACGAGCGCCCAGAGCCGTCCGAGTCGCGCGACCGACGCGCGCCCGTCGATCACGGGGAGGACCGCCAGCGTGGTGTGTTCGGTGAACAGTTCGGAGCGGCCGAGCACGACGAGGATGAAACCGACGCCGTACGCGAGCGAGACGAGGAGTCGGGTCGACACCTCGTCGGCGTTGGAGATGCCGACCGTCGTGAGCAGGACGGCCATCAACAGCGGGCCGAACCCGATGTCGAGCCCGGCGGACAGCGCCGAGAGGAACAGTCCGTCCGCCGGGCGGTACAGTTCGCTCAGCCCCTCGCGGAGCTGTGTGTCGAGTATCGCTTCGCCTTCCGGGAGTGTGTCGGTCGAGTCGGAGGGAATAC
Proteins encoded:
- a CDS encoding sodium:solute symporter family transporter; translated protein: MVTAGTTLAVTVVTLLCFTGLGLWYVRRRGGVRSAEEFVSARNSTGPGATTATLVASVMGVWILLAPVEAGAAFGGVSAVLGYAVGEAIPMLAYARLGPRIRELIPEGHSLTEYALARYGRGMYVFVLLVSVFYMFVFLAAELTGIASAFELVAGIPRWQTGLLVGGFVLLYTSYGGLPASIFTDAVQTVLVVPLLVLSAVGALVVLGGPGAVYGQVVAADPSLVDPTFFTGLRFGVWVAVAILGAELINQTWWQRIYAARDSETLKKGFRRAAVTNFCVVLVAGLFGVAARGVADIVVTGEGYNASIAFFVLLGEAFPEPLVLGVVLLALLLVMSTADTLFNALASVVTADLPRVLDDPTDRTLTWGARLLTVVVAVAAILVSLRAQSVLRLFLLADLFGAAVMVPLLYGLYSRRATGTGMLVASLAGLAVGLAFFPSPIVRSVTTAVPVVGPLLPAADFLPAFLGAAGVSALVAVLSARLSGATYELERLASAVRRFDAGAVDATDEPSD
- the thiD gene encoding bifunctional hydroxymethylpyrimidine kinase/phosphomethylpyrimidine kinase, which gives rise to MSRRAVPDRRPVALTVAGSDSGGGAGIQADLKTMEAHGVFGTSAITSVTAQHTRGVESTHVLPVEEVDAQLTAVRGDFDVAAVKTGMLATTPVVERVTTRLGEWEVPSVVDPVMVATSGDRLLEPEAEAAYEALVREATLVTPNADEAEVLTGVAVEDETAMREAGEALVEMGADAALVKGGHVDTEGVIDLLVTEGASHRFESPRVDTAATHGSGCTLSSAIAANLAGGASLVEAVEAGVTFMRRAVRYPLDVGEGPGSVHHLVALRDRAARHATSEAVEGVVDRLVGEEKSRVIVPEVGLNVVGATPYAEETEDVAAVEGRITRTVGGVRPNRGVRFGASSHVARFLLSVREFVPTYRFAANCRYDARVRAALDDLGWRVASFDRGNEPTPEEEASTMGWGAARAFETGDDGDGDEPPVAVVDEGDVGKEPMTRVLAADAETLGDRLLELAAVTGEQ
- a CDS encoding PAS domain S-box protein, with protein sequence MSEQRATASNDRSSRQAVYEAFADRSRSVEEAVERALTVGTDRLGVGLGFLTEITEERQVIRTVQASGTDGTIEAGDSCPLDRAYCRRTIQQDGALCVQDATSSTAVSPAAYDAFGLDTYVGVKVTVNEEVYGTVCFADTEPRAEPFPESDQLFVEVLAQLIGQALERRRHEQSLREQNERLRAEKRRIQRIADTTYDLLFEIDPDTRLTYVSTAVGTVLGYTPEEAMGNSFAEYIAPSSLPAATAAFERVFDGEPVRDLELTAVTADGDEAVIEINGKPIVEDEDVAAVQGVARDITARREREAELRLKTRAVDDATVGVTIADATRPNNPLVYVNEAFEELTGYSTDEMLGRNCRLLQGPATDEATVATLREAIDAGDSVSVDLVNYRKGGAPFWNNVRVVPVEDSAGDASHFVGFQEDATDRVRTNSLIELLNRVLRHNLRNELNVLQGYGQLLSDPAQLDGADVDAGRIIHETVEDLMSLSDQVRELEHIARQDRDPTHVDVSQLLADVTAHAHELSPDATVESRVDLPDGRGICAGAELTRAFEELVENAIRHADDPPTTVTVTAREAGDDVKLVVADDGPGIPPVEASVIEAGRETAVEHGTGLGLWLVNWIVTRYGGSFQIRPAGSDGASGTVAVVSLPGLNPDDDPDDVVRPHTTLFQ
- a CDS encoding TenA family protein produces the protein MTVPSTYADYADARDDPRFTDWLRARSEPAWTEATEHRFVAELADGTVADDVFRRYLVQDYAFVTTLAALVGHAAGEAPTVAGKRELAGFLRTLTDEEDDYFERSFDALSVPEADRTSPRKTATTEAFEDLLTRAAHEGGYAESLATLLAVEWVYCTWGVANADASPDPFYLVEWIDLHSVPAFESFVAWLRTELDREGPTLSPRREERVARHFRRAVDIEVAFFDAAYGR
- the tenA gene encoding thiaminase II, with translation MSFTEALEPTAESLWDAIVDHPMVAQLGEGTLDEDPFRYWVRQDYVYLVEYSRVFALGAAKAPDLRRLGTFAELLESTVNTEMDLHRKYAAEFGVSEQELEATEPSPTTRAYTDFLVRTASIGTFGDLVAALLPCMWGFNATARRLDARGRPNHEGYAAWIDMYAGEEFTELTEWCLDLMDDVAADASDGTRERYRDLFVLSGRYEYRFWDAAWREEEWEVAV
- a CDS encoding thiamine-phosphate synthase family protein, which gives rise to MSLVHPSELVADRVLPTLRAMLARRLDERGATQQSIADHLGVSQAAVSNYLGGDVPLEPLVAEDADAQATVDRIATGLDEGEYDGYDVLADLVALVAVLEDRGPVCELHERAMPELRGLGCDLCVRGLDQEAERERAVLASVRQAVRLLSTAPGVAALVPNVGTNVGEALPGAEAVTDVAAIPGRVYTVNGRVEVPSDPEFGASKHVATAVLAAASVDASVRAAVNVATDDAFLERARDRGLSTLEFDADYEERGEHLRERFREFGGVPTVAYHRGAFGIEPVAYVFGESAVDAAERVVSLVDGEG
- a CDS encoding formate/nitrite transporter family protein, which encodes MTTDRQIQFPCFRTERIPSDSTDTLPEGEAILDTQLREGLSELYRPADGLFLSALSAGLDIGFGPLLMAVLLTTVGISNADEVSTRLLVSLAYGVGFILVVLGRSELFTEHTTLAVLPVIDGRASVARLGRLWALVYVGNVVGAVVFTLVAVPVTTGLGVTEPAAFVELATTFTEHDWSVLLGGAVLAGWLMGLLSWLVAAVDSSMARLAVVWLIATAIGLAHLPHSIAGTVEVFAGTVAGSVTLVDFGRFLAFTTLGNAVGGTVFVALLKYGHVVRGGPSTEDVKE